The DNA region CCCAGCGACGGCAACCCGCCACCTGCATTCGACCTTAATCCTTCAACGAAAGTGTTCACCAGCTTCGTCAGTTCCTGCTCGGTGTAGTCCGGGTCCTGAGCCTTCGTCGCGAATGCGTTCAGCTCCTCCTCAGTCGGATTTGAATCCTCGACATTCCAGTTCGTCAGCAGGTGTTTAAGGGGAAGATTTATGCGTTCTGCGGGTACAAGATGTTGCACGACGAGTTCGTAGTGCGTGCGCAGTGCCCCATCCTCGCGGAGCCAGCGGTTGACACGCGTGCGCACGCCTTCATCTGTGGCCAGAACGCGCCAAGCATAGGCCCCTCCGGCCACGTCCGTCTCCTCGATGACATTTCCGAGTAGACGAGGCGGATAGGTTCGAAGTGGTCCAAGATACTGCGTTTGGGACAACGCATCACGGACACTCTCGCCCAGCAGCGAGAAAAACGTTCCGAGCGCTTGGCAAAGCAATTTCGACTCATCAGTGAACTTCGCTGGGATGAGCTTCACTGAACCCTTTTCGCTGGTGCTTCTCTTCCCACGGACGGGCAGCCCGATGCTGACCGACGTCGGCACAAGCTCGTCACCGTGAATCCGGATAAGCGGTTCCAAGTACTCCAAGACATCAGAAATCCGCTTGACTCTGGACTCAAGGTGAGCCGCAAGACTTGGCCATACATCATCACCCGACAGGTCGAAGAGACGGAAATCGCCGCGTTCCCGTCGAGCGATGCGAAGCGCCACCTTCCCATCCACCGAAACGCGGATTCCGGCAACGCCACAATAAGGCGTATCCATTCGGGCCGAATCCGACGGCAACTCCCGTTGGTTAGCAAACATGGCACCAACCACAAACTCCACAGCAATTGGCGTCCGGACATTCACTCCCAGATGCGCAGCGAGGGGCGGGCTTGCGTCGAACGTGATTTCAATCTGAACCCTTCCCATCGCCTCCCGGCGATAAACAAACTGAGGGTAGCCTCCGAGGTCAATCACTTGCCCTCCGAGCTTTGTGTGATTTACGTCGTACCGCCCAGTGGCAGCTGCCTCATGCAGGTACGCCAGTGCGTGGATGATGCTCGACTTCCCGGCGCTATTTGGGCCAAACACCAACGTAAGCGGCCGAAATGGTACGCTCTGCGCGTCACGAAAGGCTTTGAACCCACCAACAGAAATCCCTCTAAGCATCGGACGAAAAGCCTCCCGCCTTAAACAGCACTTCCCACTCTGCGGTGGACATCTCGCTCACAAGCGTCGAGAGCCTCGCGACACTCGCTTGCAGCTCGCTTAGCCTCGATATCTTTTCAATCACCTGATGATGATCTGCGGGAATGGGCACCACGGAGAACAGCACCTCATCACTAGTGACACGCTTCAATGTCAGTCCATGCGCGGCGCGTTCCATTTCACGACGAAATGGCTCAGACCGCAACACTGCTGCAATGTATCGAGCTGAAACACTCACGCCAGGAAGCAACTGAAAGACGATGAAATCGGACGACGCAACTCCGTGCGAGTCCGCGACGAGCACCTTGCCGAGTCCGGGATTCAGCCGGAGAAACAGAATATCGCCAGCAGCGAACGGGATGGTGCTGGAGCGGTCTGCGGCCTCTGCGGCGCTGCGGCGGCGTCGAAGGCTGCCCGTGAAGGGCTCAATGTC from Myxococcus guangdongensis includes:
- a CDS encoding AAA family ATPase; the encoded protein is MIDLGGYPQFVYRREAMGRVQIEITFDASPPLAAHLGVNVRTPIAVEFVVGAMFANQRELPSDSARMDTPYCGVAGIRVSVDGKVALRIARRERGDFRLFDLSGDDVWPSLAAHLESRVKRISDVLEYLEPLIRIHGDELVPTSVSIGLPVRGKRSTSEKGSVKLIPAKFTDESKLLCQALGTFFSLLGESVRDALSQTQYLGPLRTYPPRLLGNVIEETDVAGGAYAWRVLATDEGVRTRVNRWLREDGALRTHYELVVQHLVPAERINLPLKHLLTNWNVEDSNPTEEELNAFATKAQDPDYTEQELTKLVNTFVEGLRSNAGGGLPSLGLFDRNSQTLVGHRDVGIGISQVLPVLVSAFGSRDALVAIEQPELHVHPALQSELADAFIEGALERGNTFVLETHSEHLVLRVLRRIREGKHVTSGRALRPSDVAILYVEPGERGSRVIEIPIREDGEFGGPWPRGFFAERVRELL